CATTTCCCAGGATTCCAAGGACCCGCGCCCCATGACCGCTCCGAACGAAGCGCCCACCGGCCATGCCCCGATCCCGTCCACCCCGCTGCCCGCCGACCCGCGCGGGCGGCTGCGCCTGAGAGACAGCTGGGCGCTGCTCAAGCCCTACTGGGTCTCCGAAGACCGCAAGGCCGCGCTTGGGCTGCTAGCCGTGGTGGTGGGCCTGAACCTCGCGGTGGTGGCGGTGAACGTGTGGCTCAACAACTGGAACCGCATCTTCTACAACACGCTGGAGTCGCGCGACTTCCCCGGCTTCAAGACCGCGCTGGCGCAGTTCTGCGCGATCGCCGGTGTGTTCATCGTGGTGGCGGTGCTCAAGCAGTTCGCCACGATGCGGCTGGAGATGCGCTGGCGCACCTGGATGACCAACCGTTTCCTCGAGCGCTGGATGGCGCACCAGGCCTACTACCGCATCGAGCAGGGCGGCCGCGCCGACAACCCCGACCAGCGGATCTCCGAAGACATCCGCAGCCTCACCAGCGACAGCCTGACGCTGTCGCTAGGCCTGTTGAATTCGGTGGTCACGCTGGTGTCCTTCGTGGCCATTCTCTGGACGCTTTCGGGTCCGCTGTCGTTCTCGCTGGCCGGCCACGCGGTGACGATCCCCGGCTACATGGTGTGGACCGCGCTGGTCTACGCCGTGCTGGGTTCGTGGATCACCCACAAGGTCGGCAAGCCGCTGATCGGCCTGTACTTCCGCCAGGAGCAGACCGAAGCCGGCTTTCGCTACGGGCTGGTGCGACTGCGTGAGAACGCCGAGGGCGTGGCGCTCTACCACGGCGAGTCGTCGGAAAAATCACAGCTGCGTGCGCGCTTCGAGCTGATCCGCGACAACTGGCAAGGGCTCATCCGATACATGCGCCGCCTGGTGTTCGTGAACTCCGGCTACAGCCAGGTCGCCATCGTGTTCCCGCTGATCGTGGCTGCGCCGCGCTACTTCTCGGGCCAGCTCACGCTGGGCGGGCTGATGCAGATCAACTCGGCCTTCGGACAGGTGCAAGGTGCGCTGTCGTGGTTCGTCGACAGCTACGCCAGCCTGGTCAACTGGCAGGCCTCGGCGAACCGGCTGCTCGACCTGGAACAGGCCATCGTCGGCGCCGAACGCGACGAGGCGCAGCGCGACGGCAGCCGGGGCATCGCGGTGGACGCGTCGGCAGATGGCGCGGTGCATGCCCACGGCCTGGTGCTGAATGTTCCTGGCCGCGACGCGGATGCGCCGCTGACCGCGCCGGTGGAACTGGCCGTGCGCCCAGGTGAACGCTGGCTGGTGTCGGGGCCGTCGGGCTCGGGCAAGAGCGTGCTGTTCCGGGCGCTGGCCGGCATCTGGCCTTATGGCGGCGGGCGCATCGCGCATCCGGCGGGCAAGAGCCTGCTGTTCCTGCCGCAGAAGAGTTATGTGCCGACTGGCTCGCTGGCCGATGCGCTGTGCTATCCGCAAACGGCTTCCGAATACGATGCCGCCACACTGCGTGCCTTGCTGCACGACTGCCGGCTCGACGGGCTGGTCGAGCGGCTCGACGACGTGGACAACTGGTCGATGCGCCTGTCGCCAGGCGAACAGCAGCGGCTGGCCTTTGGAAGGGCGGTGCTGCAGCGGCCCGACTACCTGTTCCTTGACGAGGCGACCTCCGCGCTGGACGAGGAGTCCGAGGCCGCCATGTACGCGCTGGTGCAGGAGCGCCTGCCCGGCACGGCCGTGGTGAGCATCGCGCACCGCAGCACCGTGGCGCGCTGGCACGAGCGGCAGGTGCGCTATCTGCCGCAGGACGGGGGTAGGGGGCCGTTCGCACCGGCCGAGGTGCCGCTGCCGGCGGCCTGAGCCGTCGCCGCCCGGCGGCTGCGCATCACTGTTGTTGCTGTTGTTGCTGCTGCTGTTGCTCCATCTCAAGCGCCGCCTTGACTGCCGGCCGGGCCGCGGTCCGGCTGTAGTGGCCGTGCAGGCGCTGCAGGCCGCCGATGTCCACGTTCATCTTCTGCGCCCAGCCGGTCACGACGAAGAGGTAGGCGTCGGCCACGCTGAAGTTGTCGCCGCCGAGATAGTCACGGCCTTCGAGCTGCGCGTCGAGCCAGGTGTAGCGCGATTTCAGCTTCAGCTTGACGGCCTGCTTCATCTCGTCCGACGTGCTCGGGTTGAACAGCGGGCTGGTGCCCTTGTGCAGCTCGGTCGCGATGAAGTTGAGCCACTCCAGCATGCGGTAGCGGGCCATGGTGCCGTGTGCCGGGATCAGGTTCTTCATCGGCGCCAGATCGGCCACGTATTGCACGATGACCGCCGCCTCGCGCAGCCGGGTGCCGTCGTCGAGCTCGAGCAGCGGCACGTAGCCCAGTGGGTTGATGCTGTAGTAGTCGGTACCGTCGGGCAGCTTGTGGGTCTTGGTCGGCGCGGGAATCGCCTCATGCGCGATGCCGGCCTCGTGCAGCACGATATGCGGTGACAAGGAGCAGGCGCCGGGGCTGAAATAAAGCTTCATGAAAAGTGCTTCCTGGGCAGGTCGAGTTGGATGGTTTTCGGCGCGTCGCGGGACCGGGCGGGCGGTGCGACGCCGCGTCCGCATGCTATCCGCAGGAAACGCCACCGCGCTCGGACGGGCGTTTTCACTTGGTTTCGTCCTACAGGCCCAGGCGCAGCGCCCCGACTCGTGCAACACGCCGGGCTGCCTAGAGTCCGTTCCATCGCCGGAACCGCCGCTCAACCGCAGCGCACTGGTCCGGATTCTGGAGAACACCATGCTCAAGTACGCGATCATCTTCGCCATCATTTCGCTGATTGCCGGCGCGCTCGGCTTTACCGGCGTTGCTGCCGGCTCGGCCGGTATCGCCAAGATTCTGTTCGGCCTGTTCCTGCTCGTGGCCATCGTCTTCGTGGTGCTCGCCGCCCTGGGCGTGGGCGCGGTCCGAAAGGCGATCGACTGACGATGCCGGCGAACATGAACCTGACTTCCGCCCATTCCTTTGCGCTGCAGCTCCACGGCCCTTTCGAGCGCCAGGAGCGGATCGTCGCCCCATCGGCGCCCATGTACACACCGCTCTGGTATGCAAGCAAGGTGATGGCGACGACGGCGAACAGCTGGTGGGAGGGTGGCGTGCCACCCGCAAGCCGACGCGGCCAGCGTGCCAAGGATGCCGTGGCGCATGCAGCGGCAGGCGTGGCGCGCCGACTTCACGTGGGACGCGGCACCCACGCCTGAGCCGGCTCGGCGGCGTTGCCGAATTCGCTCCCAGGCCGCGCATGTCGCGGCTTTTTTTGGTTTCCGATTCCCCCATTTTTGCGAGCAAGGTTGTCCATCGTGACGAACATCACCAGCCTCCGCTGCGATCTCGAATACGCGATCCACGCGGACACCCATTTCTGTTTCAACATCCAGGCCTCGCGTCGTGGCGACCAGCGCATCCTCGACGAGTCGCTGACCATTACCCCCGGCATCCAGGTGCGGCAGTTCGAAGACCCCAACAACGGCAACCGCTTTTTCCGTTGTGACGGCATTCCCGGCAAGCTGGTCGTGCGTTACGACGCACGCATCGAGAACACGCGCCAGAAGCCGGACCATTCGCTGGTCGAATGCAGCATCACCGACATGCCCAACGAGGTGCTGCACTACCTGCTGCCCAGCCGCTTCTGCCAGTCCGATGTGATGAGCCGGGCTGCCCAGCATCTGTTCGGCCGGGTTCCGCAGGGCTACCAGCGGGTGAGCCACATCTGCGACTGGATCCGTGAAAACATCGCCTACCAACTGGGCACCAGCAATGCCACCACCAGCGCCCAGGACGTCTACCTGCAGCGCGCCGGTGTCTGCCGCGACTACGCCCACCTGGCCATCACCTTCTGCCGGGCGCTCAACATTCCGGCCCGTCTGGTGGTCGGTTATGTGCATTTCGACGAGCCGCCACAGGACTTTCACGCCACCTTCGAAGCGTGGCTGGGTGGCCAGTGGGTGATGTTCGATCCGACCAACCTCGCGCCCGCTGAGGCAGTCGTGCGTGTGGGGACCGGTCGGGACGCCAAAGACACCGCTTTCGCCACCATGTTCGGCGCGGTGACCATGTCGTACATGCATATTCAGGTGAACCACGACGGCCAGCCGCCGCTGGATGATCCGGACCCGCGCGAGGCGACGGTGCAGCGGCTGATAATGGCCTGACCGCTTTACCCGCCAGAACACCCTGGCATCGCTCAAGCCCTGCCCGCGCGGGGCTTTTTCGTTCATGCGGTGCGATAGGGGGCTTGGCCGATAAAATGTACAGATTCCTCCAATCTGTACATCATGCACATCCTCCCTCTGAGTGAGTTCCGTGCGAATGCGTCCGCCATGCTCGACCTGGTCGAACAGGGCCAGACGGTTCGCATCATGCGGCACGGTAAGCCGGTGGCCGACCTGGTGCCTGCAGCCGCCGACGCAGCGCCCACGCGCCTGCCGAGCTGGAAACGCCCCTTCGACCCGGTCGCCCTGCCCGAAGGTCAGTCGCTCGCCGATGCGGTGCGCGCAGAGCGCGAGAACGCGCCGTGGTGATGCCGTTCCCGCCCCGCGAAGGCGGCATGCGGGTGCTCTTCGACACCTCCGCCCTCACCAAGCGCTATGCCGTGGAAGAGGGCCGCGATCGCATCCTCGACCTCTTCGCCGCGACCGATTCGGTGGTGATCGCCGCGCACGGCCAGGCCGAGGTGGCGTCGGCCCTGATGCGTCGACGGCAGGAGGGCAGTCTGTCGTCGCACGATTTCGATCGCGCCTGGGCGATGGCGCAACAGGACGTGGCCGACATGGAACGTGTACCGCTCGACGCGCACGTGGAACGTTTCGCCTTTGCCGCCATGGCCCACGCCCCGCTGTGTGCGACCGACGCACTGCATATCGGCAGCGCCATGTCTGCCCGCGTCGACCTCTTCGTGACCTGCGATCGTCGACAGGCCGAAGCCGCCCGTCAATTGGGTCTGCAAACCGAATACGTGCCTTGCGCACGGAAGGAAGCATCGTGATCTACCCCCAGGAATTCGACGTCATCGTCGTCGGTGGCGGCCACGCCGGCACTGAAGCGGCACTGGCTGCCGCGCGCATGGGCAGCAAGACCCTGCTGCTCACCCACAACATCGAGACGCTGGGCCAGATGAGCTGCAATCCGTCGATCGGCGGCATCGGCAAGGGTCACCTTGTGAAGGAAGTCGACGCGCTGGGCGGCGCCATGGCCATCGCCACGGACGAGTCGGGCATTCAGTTCCGCATTCTCAACAGCTCCAAAGGCCCGGCCGTGCGTGCAACGCGCGCACAGGCGGACCGCATTCTCTACAAGGCTGCCATTCGCTCGCGTCTGGAAAACCAATCGAATCTCTGGCTGTTCCAGCAGGCGGTGGACGACTTGGTGGTGGAGGGCGATCGTGTCGTGGGAGCCGTCACGCAGGTCGGCATTACCTTCCGCGCACGGGCCGTGGTGCTGACGGCCGGTACCTTCCTCGACGGCAAGATCCACGTGGGACTGAATAACTTCGCGGCAGGCAGGGCAGGGGACCCGCCAGCCACTTCGCTGTCGGCACGACTCAAGGAATTGCAACTGCCGCAGGGCCGGCTCAAGACCGGCACGCCGCCGCGGATCGACGGCCGGAGCATCGACTTCAGCCAATGTGTGGAGCAACCCGGCGACGGCATGCCTGGCGGCACCAACGAGGGCGTGGTGCCGGCTTTCAGTTTCATGGGCTCGGCTACGATGCACCCCGAGCAGCGGCCATGCTGGGTAACGAACACCAACGAGCGCACGCACGACATCATCCGCAGCGGCTTCGATCGCAGCCCCATGTTCACCGGCAAGATCGAAGGGGTCGGCCCGCGTTATTGCCCGAGCGTGGAAGACAAGATCAACCGCTTCGCCGACAAGGAAAGTCACCAAATCTTCCTGGAGCCAGAGGGGCTGACCACGCACGAGTTCTATCCCAACGGCATTTCGACGAGCTTGCCGTTCGACATTCAATACGCCTTGGTGCGATCGATGAAGGGCCTGGAGAACGCGCACATCCTGCGCCCCGGCTACGCCATCGAGTACGACTACTTCGACCCGCGGTCGCTGACATCAGCCTTCGAGACTCGGCAGATCACGGGGCTGTTCTTCGCAGGACAGATCAACGGAACGACCGGCTACGAAGAAGCAGCTGCTCAAGGCCTTTTTGCCGGCACCAACGCCGCCTTGCAGGCGCGCGGCGATGGCCCCTGGCTGCCGCGCCGGGACGAGGCCTATCTTGGCGTGCTGGTCGACGACCTCATTACCAAGGGCGTCACCGAGCCTTACCGTATGTTCACCAGCCGCGCCGAGTTTCGACTGCAGCTGCGTGAAGACAACGCCGATGCACGTTTGACCGAGGCAGGTCGGCAGCTGGGTCTGGTTGGTAACGCCCAGTGGGACGCTTTCTGCCGCAAACGAGACGCTGTTTCACGTGAAACAGAACGGCTGCGCTCAATCTGGATCAACCCGCGCAACCTGGCGGCGAGCGAAACCGAGCGGGTACTGGGCAAGGCGATCGAACACGAATACAACCTTGGCGATCTCTTGCGTAGACCCAATGTCACGTACACCGCGTTGATGTCGCTCGACGGCGGGCGCTTCGTCAGTCACGATGTTTCACGTGAAACCTTGGGCGATTCGGTCGATGCGGTCATCGAGCAGATCGAGATTTCGGCCAAGTATTCTGGCTACATCGAGCGCCAGAAGGATGAAGTCGAACGCTCTGCACATCACGAACGGATGAAGCTTCCGGCCGACCTGGACTACATGCAGGTCGCGGCCTTGAGCATCGAGGTTCGGCAAAAGTTGAACCGCCATCGCCCAGAAACGCTGGGTCAAGCCTCCCGCATTTCCGGCGTGACGCCTGCCGCAATATCGCTCCTGCTGATCCACCTGAAGAAGCGTGGTTTCAAGGGGTTTGGCGAGTCGACAACGAACGAGATGGTACCGGCTTGATGACAATTACCTTGGAGGAGGGCGTCGAACAAATCGGTTTGCGCCTTTCAAGCACCCAATTGAGCCAACTGCATGCCTACCTCGCGATGCTGCAGAAATGGAACCGGGTCTACAACCTCACCGCCGTACGCAATCCGATCGAGATGGTTACCCACCATCTGCTCGATAGTCTCTCGGTGATTCCAAGCCTGTTGCGAGAGCGGGAAGGGGGCAAGCCGTTCACGCTGCTTGATGTGGGTTCCGGCGGAGGTTTGCCCGGCGCCGTCATTGCTATTTGCTGCCCACAGGCACAGGTGAGTTGTGTGGACACGGTGGCAAAGAAGGCCGCTTTCCAGCAGCAGATCGGGCTGGAGTTGAAACTGCCCAACCTGCGCGGCCTTCACGCACGCGTAGAAAATCTCCGCGAGCCTAATGACGTGGTTTGTTCTCGCGCCTTTGCATCACTGGCGGATTTCACCCAATGGTCCGCCGGGTCGCTGGCGCCCAACGGCGTCTGGATGGCATTGAAAGGCAAACACCCGGTCGACGAAATCGCATTACTGCCCTCGACCGTTGAAGTGTTTCACGTGGAACAGCTTGTAGTTCCCGGCTTGGAGGCCGATCGCTGCATCGTGTGGATGCGTTCCACCACGTAAACTCTCGCGCTGCCGTTCATCGGTCGTCACTCTTTCGGCCAACCAACTTCGCTCCCTCATCATCTATGGCTCGAATCTTCTGTGTCGCCAACCAAAAAGGCG
The nucleotide sequence above comes from Xylophilus sp. GOD-11R. Encoded proteins:
- a CDS encoding type II toxin-antitoxin system Phd/YefM family antitoxin; the protein is MHILPLSEFRANASAMLDLVEQGQTVRIMRHGKPVADLVPAAADAAPTRLPSWKRPFDPVALPEGQSLADAVRAERENAPW
- the mnmG gene encoding tRNA uridine-5-carboxymethylaminomethyl(34) synthesis enzyme MnmG produces the protein MIYPQEFDVIVVGGGHAGTEAALAAARMGSKTLLLTHNIETLGQMSCNPSIGGIGKGHLVKEVDALGGAMAIATDESGIQFRILNSSKGPAVRATRAQADRILYKAAIRSRLENQSNLWLFQQAVDDLVVEGDRVVGAVTQVGITFRARAVVLTAGTFLDGKIHVGLNNFAAGRAGDPPATSLSARLKELQLPQGRLKTGTPPRIDGRSIDFSQCVEQPGDGMPGGTNEGVVPAFSFMGSATMHPEQRPCWVTNTNERTHDIIRSGFDRSPMFTGKIEGVGPRYCPSVEDKINRFADKESHQIFLEPEGLTTHEFYPNGISTSLPFDIQYALVRSMKGLENAHILRPGYAIEYDYFDPRSLTSAFETRQITGLFFAGQINGTTGYEEAAAQGLFAGTNAALQARGDGPWLPRRDEAYLGVLVDDLITKGVTEPYRMFTSRAEFRLQLREDNADARLTEAGRQLGLVGNAQWDAFCRKRDAVSRETERLRSIWINPRNLAASETERVLGKAIEHEYNLGDLLRRPNVTYTALMSLDGGRFVSHDVSRETLGDSVDAVIEQIEISAKYSGYIERQKDEVERSAHHERMKLPADLDYMQVAALSIEVRQKLNRHRPETLGQASRISGVTPAAISLLLIHLKKRGFKGFGESTTNEMVPA
- a CDS encoding DUF1328 domain-containing protein, whose amino-acid sequence is MLKYAIIFAIISLIAGALGFTGVAAGSAGIAKILFGLFLLVAIVFVVLAALGVGAVRKAID
- a CDS encoding transglutaminase family protein, with the protein product MTNITSLRCDLEYAIHADTHFCFNIQASRRGDQRILDESLTITPGIQVRQFEDPNNGNRFFRCDGIPGKLVVRYDARIENTRQKPDHSLVECSITDMPNEVLHYLLPSRFCQSDVMSRAAQHLFGRVPQGYQRVSHICDWIRENIAYQLGTSNATTSAQDVYLQRAGVCRDYAHLAITFCRALNIPARLVVGYVHFDEPPQDFHATFEAWLGGQWVMFDPTNLAPAEAVVRVGTGRDAKDTAFATMFGAVTMSYMHIQVNHDGQPPLDDPDPREATVQRLIMA
- a CDS encoding type II toxin-antitoxin system VapC family toxin, with amino-acid sequence MPFPPREGGMRVLFDTSALTKRYAVEEGRDRILDLFAATDSVVIAAHGQAEVASALMRRRQEGSLSSHDFDRAWAMAQQDVADMERVPLDAHVERFAFAAMAHAPLCATDALHIGSAMSARVDLFVTCDRRQAEAARQLGLQTEYVPCARKEAS
- the rsmG gene encoding 16S rRNA (guanine(527)-N(7))-methyltransferase RsmG, yielding MTITLEEGVEQIGLRLSSTQLSQLHAYLAMLQKWNRVYNLTAVRNPIEMVTHHLLDSLSVIPSLLREREGGKPFTLLDVGSGGGLPGAVIAICCPQAQVSCVDTVAKKAAFQQQIGLELKLPNLRGLHARVENLREPNDVVCSRAFASLADFTQWSAGSLAPNGVWMALKGKHPVDEIALLPSTVEVFHVEQLVVPGLEADRCIVWMRSTT
- the gstA gene encoding glutathione transferase GstA yields the protein MKLYFSPGACSLSPHIVLHEAGIAHEAIPAPTKTHKLPDGTDYYSINPLGYVPLLELDDGTRLREAAVIVQYVADLAPMKNLIPAHGTMARYRMLEWLNFIATELHKGTSPLFNPSTSDEMKQAVKLKLKSRYTWLDAQLEGRDYLGGDNFSVADAYLFVVTGWAQKMNVDIGGLQRLHGHYSRTAARPAVKAALEMEQQQQQQQQQQ
- a CDS encoding ABC transporter ATP-binding protein/permease — protein: MTAPNEAPTGHAPIPSTPLPADPRGRLRLRDSWALLKPYWVSEDRKAALGLLAVVVGLNLAVVAVNVWLNNWNRIFYNTLESRDFPGFKTALAQFCAIAGVFIVVAVLKQFATMRLEMRWRTWMTNRFLERWMAHQAYYRIEQGGRADNPDQRISEDIRSLTSDSLTLSLGLLNSVVTLVSFVAILWTLSGPLSFSLAGHAVTIPGYMVWTALVYAVLGSWITHKVGKPLIGLYFRQEQTEAGFRYGLVRLRENAEGVALYHGESSEKSQLRARFELIRDNWQGLIRYMRRLVFVNSGYSQVAIVFPLIVAAPRYFSGQLTLGGLMQINSAFGQVQGALSWFVDSYASLVNWQASANRLLDLEQAIVGAERDEAQRDGSRGIAVDASADGAVHAHGLVLNVPGRDADAPLTAPVELAVRPGERWLVSGPSGSGKSVLFRALAGIWPYGGGRIAHPAGKSLLFLPQKSYVPTGSLADALCYPQTASEYDAATLRALLHDCRLDGLVERLDDVDNWSMRLSPGEQQRLAFGRAVLQRPDYLFLDEATSALDEESEAAMYALVQERLPGTAVVSIAHRSTVARWHERQVRYLPQDGGRGPFAPAEVPLPAA